In one bacterium genomic region, the following are encoded:
- a CDS encoding endo alpha-1,4 polygalactosaminidase, translating into MSATKKRNQSKSRGSSAKTAKTSSRVSTVKNINLGILAIVAGAVILIGGLYALLAWAATPGVGSYPAIATIPRLAPYTSFWWQLENAPKVDALVTEANPKKHYDFDYEDVTSAQIATMKSQNALVTCYFEVGTAAQWRPDYNKFPASAVSATDPQNWGDERWIDIMNPTVRSIMAGRMDVSKEKGCQGIEPDWLDNYTYSQAEYDASGKVKVPTKAQQLDYMKFLADEAHKRGMMIALKNVPELAREKFADGRVVADVYDWALIEECLVSYKDTCPNLKAFIERGKNVAVAEYNDQVAQAKFTDTFCPQFNTWNFDGYLFDRKNGGSPTLTGKFRVPCRTGEGQPIGPTPTVTVFPGTSTPSPTPPTTTVTPSPTPTPGNKAPVGPASLSASVISSTQINLTWPVATDDSTGTLNYTVTRNDKQIYSGPKLSFSDTGLTPATKYNYKVTAKDVGGLVSTGATTSATTQASPTTPPPPTTDTTKPSVPGNVKK; encoded by the coding sequence ATGTCGGCTACTAAGAAACGAAATCAATCTAAGTCTAGAGGATCTAGCGCTAAGACCGCTAAGACTTCGAGTAGAGTATCTACAGTAAAGAATATTAATCTAGGTATTTTGGCAATTGTGGCGGGTGCGGTAATTTTAATTGGTGGCCTTTATGCACTGCTGGCTTGGGCGGCAACACCTGGTGTTGGTAGTTATCCGGCAATTGCTACTATTCCGCGTCTTGCCCCTTACACTAGTTTTTGGTGGCAGTTGGAAAACGCTCCAAAAGTTGATGCACTAGTTACCGAAGCTAACCCTAAAAAACATTATGATTTTGACTACGAAGATGTAACTAGCGCACAAATCGCAACCATGAAGTCTCAGAATGCATTGGTAACTTGCTACTTTGAAGTTGGGACAGCGGCTCAGTGGCGCCCAGATTATAATAAATTTCCAGCCTCAGCAGTTTCAGCAACTGACCCACAGAACTGGGGTGATGAGCGCTGGATAGATATTATGAATCCAACAGTACGAAGTATTATGGCGGGGCGGATGGATGTTTCAAAAGAGAAAGGCTGTCAAGGGATAGAGCCAGATTGGCTAGACAACTATACCTACAGCCAAGCTGAGTATGATGCTTCTGGAAAAGTGAAAGTACCGACTAAAGCACAACAATTAGATTATATGAAGTTTTTGGCTGATGAAGCTCATAAGCGAGGCATGATGATTGCCTTAAAGAATGTACCGGAGCTAGCTCGTGAGAAATTTGCTGACGGACGAGTGGTAGCGGACGTGTATGACTGGGCATTAATTGAAGAGTGTCTCGTTTCTTATAAGGATACTTGCCCAAACCTGAAGGCCTTTATTGAGCGTGGTAAGAATGTGGCGGTTGCAGAATACAATGATCAGGTAGCACAGGCTAAATTTACTGATACTTTCTGCCCTCAGTTCAATACCTGGAATTTTGATGGATATCTGTTTGATCGCAAGAATGGTGGTAGTCCAACCTTGACCGGAAAATTTCGTGTACCATGTCGTACTGGAGAGGGGCAGCCCATAGGACCCACCCCAACGGTAACTGTATTCCCGGGCACCTCCACCCCCTCCCCAACTCCACCCACCACCACCGTTACCCCTAGCCCCACACCAACTCCTGGTAATAAAGCACCAGTAGGTCCAGCTAGTCTCTCTGCTTCAGTCATCTCTAGCACACAAATCAATCTGACTTGGCCAGTAGCCACCGACGATAGTACAGGGACCCTCAACTACACCGTGACTCGTAATGACAAACAAATCTACTCTGGCCCTAAGCTATCCTTCTCCGACACCGGCCTAACTCCAGCTACTAAATATAACTATAAAGTTACAGCTAAGGATGTAGGTGGTCTTGTATCCACTGGTGCAACTACCTCTGCTACCACCCAAGCATCCCCCACCACTCCACCCCCGCCAACCACCGACACCACCAAACCTTCAGTACCCGGTAATGTTAAAAAGTAA
- a CDS encoding ROK family protein: MKKEVIAIDIGGTKVRIGCINGYGKISQFIDFPTPASETAMIKQTISTIQTLTGPAEPLAIGIAAPAKVDRKHGTIGPCTHIPTWKKLPIVAKLHQEFNTPIILENDATLGGVCEAMIGSGQKYRYILYVTISTGIGSALILDGKPLPGPYNPQGGQMILVDHVRNPLYGSFEYLASGKAIVREYGKIAADIRSKKAWHEITRPLAQGLHNLIVATNPEIVVLGGGVSKHHKKFLPPLTKHLAELAYSPKFPLPPIKPAKHIETAPLIGAGLLAHAIHQH; encoded by the coding sequence ATGAAAAAAGAAGTTATCGCAATCGATATTGGTGGTACAAAAGTACGCATCGGTTGCATTAATGGCTATGGAAAAATTTCTCAGTTTATAGATTTTCCTACTCCTGCCAGTGAAACCGCTATGATAAAACAGACAATTTCTACCATCCAGACTCTTACTGGCCCGGCTGAACCACTAGCAATTGGTATTGCCGCCCCGGCAAAAGTTGATCGCAAACACGGCACTATCGGACCCTGTACCCACATCCCAACCTGGAAAAAACTCCCCATTGTAGCCAAATTACACCAAGAATTTAATACCCCAATCATACTTGAAAATGATGCTACATTGGGAGGTGTTTGCGAAGCCATGATAGGTAGCGGACAGAAATATCGCTATATTCTCTACGTGACCATTTCTACTGGCATCGGCTCAGCGCTCATCCTAGATGGTAAGCCACTCCCCGGACCATATAACCCTCAAGGTGGCCAAATGATCCTCGTTGATCACGTTCGCAACCCTCTCTACGGTAGTTTTGAGTACCTAGCTAGTGGCAAGGCTATTGTGCGAGAATATGGCAAAATTGCAGCCGATATTAGATCTAAGAAAGCCTGGCATGAAATCACCCGACCACTAGCCCAAGGCCTACATAACCTTATTGTTGCCACAAATCCTGAAATTGTCGTATTGGGTGGTGGAGTTTCTAAACATCATAAAAAGTTTTTACCCCCACTCACTAAACATCTCGCAGAATTAGCCTATTCTCCAAAATTCCCACTTCCACCAATTAAGCCCGCCAAACATATTGAAACCGCTCCCCTCATCGGAGCTGGTCTACTAGCTCACGCCATCCACCAACACTAA
- a CDS encoding S1 RNA-binding domain-containing protein: MRTSLHKKGRNSNNMTKTLSMDQLMAEVEVKAPGVGDILEGTVLSVEKHEIWLDLGASGTGVVLGRETESAVRALQPGDTISASVLDPETDEGYVVLSLRKVAKEKGWETLEERIKSGETFGVVPFDANRGGMLIEVDGIRGFLPVSQLSAENYPRVSGADKDEILQRLNHLVGQTLMVRVLDLDRKQNKLIVSEKAARREMTEGKLADIEVNSEVDGIVTGIVDFGVFVNVDGVEGMVHISEIAWDRVDNPSKYVKVGETVKAKVIAIDQDKLSLSMKQLSADPWIEESSRFSVGESVDGTINRITPFGAFVQITPVIEALVHISELSEDHVADPNDLVKVGEKKTFRVIAIDPAQHKLSLSLKPAKADKKQED, translated from the coding sequence ATGCGGACATCTCTCCATAAGAAAGGTAGGAATAGTAATAATATGACAAAAACACTCTCAATGGATCAGCTAATGGCTGAAGTAGAGGTTAAGGCCCCAGGTGTTGGGGATATTTTGGAAGGTACAGTACTGAGCGTAGAAAAGCACGAAATATGGCTTGATCTTGGTGCATCGGGGACTGGTGTGGTGTTGGGTCGAGAGACTGAGTCGGCAGTACGAGCGCTCCAGCCTGGCGATACAATTTCAGCCTCTGTTTTGGATCCGGAAACAGATGAAGGTTATGTTGTGCTCAGTTTACGCAAGGTAGCAAAAGAAAAAGGTTGGGAAACTCTAGAAGAGCGCATTAAGAGTGGTGAGACTTTTGGAGTTGTGCCATTTGATGCGAATCGGGGCGGTATGTTGATTGAGGTTGATGGAATCCGCGGATTTTTACCAGTTAGTCAGCTATCGGCAGAAAATTATCCACGAGTTTCTGGTGCTGATAAAGATGAAATTTTACAACGGCTTAATCATTTAGTTGGGCAAACCCTTATGGTGCGCGTCTTAGATCTTGACCGGAAGCAGAATAAGTTGATTGTGTCAGAAAAGGCTGCTCGTCGTGAAATGACTGAAGGTAAACTAGCTGATATTGAAGTGAATAGTGAAGTTGATGGTATTGTAACTGGTATTGTGGATTTTGGCGTTTTTGTAAATGTTGATGGCGTGGAAGGTATGGTGCATATTTCTGAAATTGCCTGGGATCGAGTGGATAACCCAAGCAAATATGTGAAGGTTGGTGAGACTGTAAAGGCAAAGGTGATCGCAATTGATCAAGACAAGCTTTCGCTTTCTATGAAGCAACTCAGTGCCGATCCGTGGATTGAAGAGAGCAGTCGTTTCTCGGTTGGCGAGTCGGTAGATGGTACGATTAATCGCATTACCCCGTTTGGTGCTTTTGTCCAAATTACTCCTGTCATTGAGGCTTTGGTGCATATCTCAGAGCTTTCGGAAGATCATGTTGCTGACCCAAATGACCTAGTGAAGGTTGGCGAAAAGAAAACATTCCGTGTGATTGCAATTGATCCAGCTCAGCATAAGTTATCACTTTCTTTGAAGCCAGCTAAGGCCGACAAAAAGCAGGAGGATTAA
- a CDS encoding DUF448 domain-containing protein, which translates to MGRPKGNTLPERTCRMCRGRFPKNQLERWVLRGSELVLDLKQIESGRGWYSCKKPACSRKMHEVGARVALSRRHRKPKQEKTT; encoded by the coding sequence ATGGGGCGACCCAAAGGCAACACATTACCCGAGCGAACGTGTCGGATGTGTCGAGGGCGTTTCCCAAAGAATCAATTAGAGCGCTGGGTGTTGCGTGGGTCGGAGCTGGTGCTTGACTTAAAACAGATAGAGTCAGGGCGAGGATGGTATAGTTGTAAGAAGCCAGCTTGTTCGAGAAAAATGCACGAAGTTGGTGCTCGGGTGGCTTTATCACGCCGCCACCGCAAACCCAAACAGGAGAAAACTACATGA
- a CDS encoding translation initiation factor IF-2, translating into MTENPVELRKISIPKTIAVHDLASRLEVPATKVIGELMRNGVMATINESIDFDTASIISEEFDVAVELETTVDERPVRSDEPVGKKKSRPPVVAVMGHVDHGKTSVLDAIRDTETATREAGGITQHIGAYQVHRKDRTLTFLDTPGHEAFSAIRAHGVRATDVVVIVIAADDGVKPQTQEAVRLAQEAGVGIVVAINKVDKADADVARIKQQLSEIQLIPDDWGGDTPCVEVSAKAKTGLEALLDMILLVSDIHKPEATYDGPARGVIIESHMETGRGATVTLLIEQGTLKPGDYVVAGSTYGKVRSLDNYAGKPIKQATPSTPVVVTGFKAVPAFGDWFEVVENEKVAKDWQIKQARKSSIKSVAKPKSVNASDLARAVSRGAVKELTIIIKADAQGSLESITQALHLIGNEEVQVKIAASGVGAITEGDIHTATATGAIILGFHTTISGAVNQLAKRSGVTFQLYQVIYDLLDDVREWLTALLEPEIIETEVGRLKLLAVFKTTKDHVICGGKVIQGQAEAGASIQIMREGELLGTTKLVELQKQMQPAQTVLADEECGMSVERVEIAPEVGDEFVFIRREVRERSL; encoded by the coding sequence ATGACAGAAAATCCAGTTGAATTACGCAAGATAAGTATTCCTAAAACTATTGCTGTACATGATTTAGCTTCTCGTCTGGAAGTTCCTGCTACAAAAGTAATTGGTGAGCTGATGCGTAATGGGGTGATGGCTACTATTAATGAGTCAATTGATTTTGACACAGCAAGCATTATATCGGAGGAGTTTGATGTAGCAGTTGAGCTGGAGACTACAGTTGACGAGCGTCCAGTCCGTAGTGATGAGCCTGTCGGCAAGAAGAAGTCTCGTCCGCCGGTGGTGGCAGTTATGGGGCATGTGGATCATGGTAAAACCAGCGTGCTTGATGCAATTCGCGATACTGAAACTGCTACACGGGAAGCTGGCGGTATTACTCAGCATATTGGCGCCTATCAAGTACACCGCAAAGATCGAACACTGACTTTTTTAGATACGCCTGGGCATGAGGCATTTTCAGCCATTCGAGCTCATGGCGTGCGGGCCACCGATGTGGTGGTGATTGTAATTGCTGCCGATGATGGCGTAAAGCCACAGACTCAGGAAGCTGTCAGGTTGGCTCAAGAGGCTGGGGTGGGTATTGTGGTTGCGATTAATAAAGTTGATAAGGCCGATGCTGATGTTGCACGAATTAAGCAACAGCTATCCGAAATACAGTTAATCCCTGATGATTGGGGTGGTGATACACCGTGTGTTGAGGTGTCGGCGAAGGCTAAAACAGGTTTAGAGGCATTACTTGATATGATTTTACTAGTCAGTGATATTCATAAGCCTGAGGCTACATATGATGGGCCAGCCCGCGGAGTTATTATTGAAAGTCATATGGAAACTGGTCGTGGCGCTACGGTAACTCTCCTGATTGAGCAGGGTACACTTAAACCCGGAGACTATGTTGTGGCTGGTAGTACGTATGGTAAGGTGCGGTCGCTTGATAATTATGCAGGTAAGCCGATAAAACAGGCAACTCCATCTACTCCGGTTGTGGTGACTGGCTTCAAGGCTGTGCCTGCCTTTGGTGACTGGTTTGAGGTTGTTGAAAACGAGAAAGTGGCTAAGGATTGGCAGATTAAGCAGGCGCGTAAAAGTAGTATAAAAAGTGTTGCTAAGCCAAAATCGGTCAATGCTTCAGATTTGGCTCGGGCTGTGAGTCGTGGTGCTGTAAAAGAGTTAACTATTATTATAAAAGCCGATGCCCAAGGTTCGTTGGAGTCAATTACTCAGGCTCTGCATTTGATTGGTAATGAAGAAGTGCAGGTGAAGATTGCCGCCAGTGGCGTAGGGGCGATTACCGAAGGTGATATTCATACTGCTACTGCCACAGGGGCAATTATATTAGGTTTTCATACGACGATTTCGGGTGCTGTTAATCAACTAGCTAAGCGATCGGGTGTTACTTTTCAGCTTTATCAGGTTATCTATGACCTGCTGGATGATGTGCGGGAGTGGCTAACGGCGTTACTGGAGCCTGAAATAATAGAGACAGAAGTTGGCCGACTTAAGCTGTTGGCTGTATTTAAAACTACCAAAGACCATGTTATTTGTGGTGGTAAGGTTATTCAGGGTCAGGCTGAGGCTGGCGCATCAATTCAAATCATGCGAGAGGGTGAGCTATTGGGCACTACTAAGCTAGTTGAGCTTCAGAAGCAGATGCAGCCAGCGCAGACCGTTCTTGCCGATGAAGAGTGCGGGATGTCTGTTGAACGAGTTGAAATAGCGCCTGAAGTAGGGGATGAGTTTGTGTTTATTCGTCGCGAAGTACGCGAGCGGAGTCTTTAA
- a CDS encoding ribosome-binding factor A: MALTLTEVLHQGARVTITRVKATDDLKTLRVWVQGWKNLDDRAKATIEHRLRGAIRSSSQTKFTPRLILLNDDSVDYAEYIDKLLKEDK, translated from the coding sequence ATGGCACTGACTCTAACAGAGGTATTGCATCAAGGGGCACGAGTCACTATTACTCGCGTGAAAGCCACAGACGACCTTAAAACTTTACGAGTTTGGGTGCAGGGCTGGAAAAATCTTGATGATCGCGCAAAAGCAACGATAGAGCATCGCCTTCGAGGTGCCATTCGTTCTAGCTCACAAACCAAATTTACACCTCGGTTAATTCTTTTAAATGATGATAGTGTTGATTACGCTGAATATATTGATAAGCTCCTAAAAGAAGATAAATAG
- a CDS encoding response regulator, with translation MKRVLLVEDNDFIRKMYLMKLGKSESIEVLEAADGPAALEVYQAQKPDLILLDIMMPKMSGIEVLEELHKSGSKVPVIILSNVMSSETREVATKYGVVDYIIKSDLTPSQVLEKIEKYL, from the coding sequence ATGAAGCGAGTATTGTTGGTTGAGGATAATGATTTCATCCGTAAGATGTATTTGATGAAGCTAGGCAAGTCTGAATCTATTGAGGTGCTAGAAGCGGCTGATGGGCCAGCAGCACTAGAAGTCTATCAGGCACAGAAGCCAGATCTTATTCTTCTAGATATTATGATGCCAAAAATGAGCGGTATAGAAGTGCTGGAGGAATTACATAAGAGTGGCTCTAAGGTGCCAGTAATTATTCTCTCAAATGTGATGAGCTCTGAAACTAGAGAAGTTGCCACAAAGTATGGCGTGGTAGACTACATCATTAAAAGTGATCTCACTCCGTCGCAGGTGCTAGAGAAGATTGAAAAATATCTTTAA
- the fmt gene encoding methionyl-tRNA formyltransferase, whose product MLKTTTNTKTRIIFFGSGQSSALILQDLLQKKDITVVGVVSQSSKMHAHTHQRTTPVAQLAQAAKIPFFTPTKLTEITKQIRQLQPDVGVLFAYGKILPLETLDTFPHGIINIHPSLLPLHRGPSPLESTILAGDTTVGTSIMLITPEMDAGPILAQDSFTVPANIQKLELWEKLLKASRNLLVPTLRAYLSHTITPTPQDLSQKPSYSKLIKKQDGDISPKTMTAVQLERLVRAYSGWPGVRIPILLRNKPQTLSLHQVKIHDTSTGKIELYCQNKHLLLQFSEGRIEILQAQLPGKRVVTGRDLCNVGEIRLA is encoded by the coding sequence ATGCTCAAAACCACCACCAACACTAAAACTCGAATAATATTCTTTGGCTCCGGTCAATCGAGCGCCCTTATCTTGCAAGACTTACTGCAAAAAAAAGACATCACCGTAGTTGGCGTAGTATCGCAATCAAGCAAAATGCATGCACACACCCATCAGCGCACCACTCCAGTGGCCCAGCTCGCTCAAGCAGCTAAAATACCCTTCTTCACTCCTACAAAACTTACAGAAATCACCAAACAGATTCGACAACTCCAGCCTGATGTTGGCGTACTATTTGCCTATGGTAAAATTCTACCGTTAGAAACCCTGGACACTTTTCCGCACGGCATTATTAATATTCACCCCTCGCTCCTGCCCCTGCACCGTGGACCATCCCCCTTAGAGAGCACCATCCTTGCCGGCGACACAACCGTCGGCACCAGTATTATGCTCATCACGCCAGAAATGGATGCTGGACCAATTTTAGCTCAAGATAGCTTTACCGTACCAGCAAATATCCAAAAATTAGAGCTTTGGGAAAAGCTTCTAAAAGCTAGTCGAAACCTCCTCGTGCCAACCCTACGCGCATACTTAAGTCACACTATCACCCCCACCCCACAAGACTTGAGCCAAAAACCTAGCTACTCCAAACTTATTAAAAAACAAGATGGTGATATCTCCCCCAAAACTATGACTGCCGTTCAGCTAGAAAGATTGGTTCGTGCTTACTCTGGTTGGCCAGGAGTTCGCATACCAATATTACTACGTAATAAACCACAAACACTCTCTTTGCATCAGGTAAAAATACACGACACTTCCACTGGCAAAATAGAGCTGTATTGCCAAAATAAACACTTACTACTGCAATTCTCGGAGGGCCGTATCGAAATACTACAGGCTCAACTACCAGGGAAAAGGGTAGTTACTGGTCGCGACCTATGCAATGTCGGTGAAATTCGCTTAGCTTAA